The genome window AAAGGGAAGGAATTTTAGAAATGCTTCCTTCAAGACGGAAGTCAGAGAGGTGACCCTGAAACCATGATCTATTAAACTTGATGGGGCAGGAGAGGCAGGAATATGGGAGAACAAATGTCTTCTTTGGGCCAAGAATGGAGAAGCGTCCGTGCCTCACTTTGGTCTGGGAACCTGGCGCAGTCCGGTACCCCACCACCCCCTGTCCCGCCGGTACCTACAAGCTCGGTTCCTTTCTCAACTCCCCCAGTTCTTTGACCTCCACCTTCTTGTACTTCCCCGACTTCCTCCGGTTGCTGATCACCAGGACGGCCACGCCGGCGATGAGGGCCACCACGACCACCACGATGACGGCTATGACGCCGGCCGTGAGGCGCTTCATGGAGAACTGGGGGGGCTTCTCGTCCAGGTAGTAGATGAGGGTCCGCTCCACCAGCAGGGGCTCGCCGCGCACGCGCATGTCCAGGTCCCCGCGGCCCAGGAACAGCGACTCGCCCTTGACGTCCCTTTCGAAGTAGTAGGCGGCGTCCGCGATATCCACGTCTCCGGCAAACTTCTGCGACGCGTTCTGCTGCAGCTCGATCTGGACAGTGGGCTGCTCGTAGTGCACGGCCGTCACGAACCTGGGGTGCAGCTTGTAGCGCTCGTGGAAGAGCCGCCGCAACTCGGCGTCCAAGTCCGAGTGGTTGAAGGCGCGGGCGGCCGGGCGGTGGCGCAGGTCGATGAGGATGTGGTGGGTGCGCACCAGCTCGTCGCAGCGCAGGCTCAGGTCGCCCTTGTCCGTGCGGCGCACGCCCACCGAGTTCACGCACCAGCACACCGACGTCTGGTTGCACTGGCGGGCCTTGAAGCGGCCCTCGTGGTCGCAGTCGGGGTCGTACAGGCCGTCGTTGTCCACAAGCGCGTGCTCGCTCGGCCGCACCAGCCCGCGGCCGCTCTTGGGGGCAGCCATGCGCGCCTTGAGCAGCAGGCACTTGGAGGTCAGCGTGGAGCAGTCGACCTCGAAGCCCGAGCCGACCGCGCGGCACTGGCAGCGGCCACCCGGGCCGCCCCGGCTGCAGACGGTCATCTTGTTGGTGGGGCACGTGCAGTTTTCTTGCGCGGCCGCGCGGCCGGTCACCGCCGCCAGAACCAGCAGCAGGAGCAGCTGCAGCCGTGGCGACGGCAGCGCGGGGCCCGAGGCCATGGCGGCGCCGAGGAGCGCGGACGGGTCTTGGGCGGAAGAGGCGCGGGGCTCTGCTGATCGGGCCCTGCCGTCTGGGACAGTCTTCAGGCGTCTGCCGCGGGCCGCCCCCTCCCGCTCTTATACCGGCCCGGCTGGTTCGGCTGCCGACTC of Manis javanica isolate MJ-LG chromosome 4, MJ_LKY, whole genome shotgun sequence contains these proteins:
- the TACSTD2 gene encoding tumor-associated calcium signal transducer 2; this translates as MASGPALPSPRLQLLLLLVLAAVTGRAAAQENCTCPTNKMTVCSRGGPGGRCQCRAVGSGFEVDCSTLTSKCLLLKARMAAPKSGRGLVRPSEHALVDNDGLYDPDCDHEGRFKARQCNQTSVCWCVNSVGVRRTDKGDLSLRCDELVRTHHILIDLRHRPAARAFNHSDLDAELRRLFHERYKLHPRFVTAVHYEQPTVQIELQQNASQKFAGDVDIADAAYYFERDVKGESLFLGRGDLDMRVRGEPLLVERTLIYYLDEKPPQFSMKRLTAGVIAVIVVVVVALIAGVAVLVISNRRKSGKYKKVEVKELGELRKEPSL